DNA sequence from the Impatiens glandulifera unplaced genomic scaffold, dImpGla2.1, whole genome shotgun sequence genome:
aaagaaagtaagtGGGAGAACTTGTTTATAATAAAGTTAtatcagcagcagcagcagccgcCAAATCTCAAACCCACAAGTGTTCTGTAAAAGTATTTCATCTCATCTTCTAATTTGCACcttaatttaattgtatttctatatattttatttcatgcACGTATATTTGGTGAGCTACAattcttgtttttgttaaggATGTAAATTGGCCTATTATTGACTTCGTACAACTTTTATAACTGTAGTGTAATATAGTTGGAGATATGAGTTTTTATAggtcattttttcatttttatgaaGTTAAACCATTATCAGTCTAATACAATTATACACTTTTCTAGAAAACTCATAATGAAAATGATCAATTTCATTGCGTGGTAAAATATTAGGAGGTAATAAATATcatcatgaaaaaaaaaattgaaatttcttTTCTCATCTACGAGTATAATATACATATCCGTtgcttgaattatttaaagttagATTAAATACACGTAACGATCTTCCATTTGAGATAACTTGGATAACTACATAGTCAATAACATGCACGAGACTACTTATCTTGTCAATTTTGATATCTCAGCGCGAGCACAGTAAAACATAACGGACGAAGATGATACAATTGACATTCAAACAAATCTTAATACCGTTCCGTCCTAATAAGCTAAAGAAACGGATTCAGCTTCGGGTCTTGCATTATCGGAGACACTtttggttttaatatatattatatatttataagtatattatatataaaattcaactaaaatatttaaaataacaaagtcTAAATtgaaatgtattaaattttttaagtttaagttaaaatgtaattatattaaaatataagaaaaaaatcagaaaattacaaaattatttttcttaactatACCATGTCACTTAAGTCAAAATTTGTAAACATGAATAGGCCAACAAATGGGTAGTGCAATGCCATTTAAACTCAAATTCTTtagagaaacaaatatttagattaagtgAATTTTGCCTCTATATGATTCATGGTTTCTATCAATTTTGTTAATTCTAACATAAATGATGGAGAATGAaagatttttataattgattatgaATAGAAGACAATagatagttaaaaatataaaaaaaaaaaattacaaaacattGAAAGTATTGtgaattcatttcaaaattagaAAGATGTgtaataataaatcattaattacacaaatattaatgtttagcCTTTTACCTTAAACTACCCATCAACTAGATTCCTCTTGGTGAACAACTTTCTCAAACATGTGACAAGTTTTCTCATGATGAACCATTTCTTGCAAAATCTTGTCTTTCCCAACATTACCCATCAAACTATTCTCAGAACTATTATCATTTGTAGAAGAAAACACTAATTTAGATAAACTGTCTTTATGAGTTTGTCTACCATACTTAGTACTCTCAGCTTCACCAGCAACAAGATGATAAGTGTAGACAAGTTTTTTCTGCCCAATTCTATAAGCCCGGCTGATGGCCTGTTTTTCAACCGAGGGATTCCAAACCACGTCCAACAATACAACTCTCGAAGCCCCAACCAAACTTATACCCTCGGAACAAGCCTTGGTTGAGGCTAACATCACTTTAACCGCACTATCTGGATTGTTGAATGAAGTTATCGAAATTTGACGAAGCTTTGTGTCTTTTGATCCATCCATATACAATATTTCCTTACCTTCAGACCAACCAAAGTAGGATTTGAGTTGATCCATGATAAGTGTTAGAGGATGAATGTATTGACTAAAGATAAGGACTTTCTCATTCAGGCTTTCACTAAGACGGATTAGTTCAATTAAGAACATTGTCTTCACCCCTGCTTCTGGATTTTTCTTAAGATCATCTAACTGAGACATGTAAAGTGAAAACTCTTCTTTTTCAGATAATTGAGAGTGAATCAACAATGAAGGGTGAACCGACGTTAAAGAAACACAATGTTCGCGTTCAAGCCCATTCTTCATCTTCAAGATGACATTAAGAATTGAGTTTTGTAACTCGGTTGGCTTTAACACAACCAAAGAATCTCTCAAACCTGGAAGGCTTTCCTTAAGAATGTCACCTTTGTAAACATGTGCCATTCGATAAATTATATCCTTTAACTCTTTGATCCTATCATCATCATTTTCAGCTATGCCTTTTGTCAATGATACCCATTTGTTTAATGCTACGTTCTCTTTCGAATTTCGTCTCTGTTTTCTTGATAATCCCTGTgcttttttaacattatcagcaAACTTCGGTCTTACCAAATAAAGGGTATTGTATAGCTCGCGAAAGTTGTTCTGAAAAGGAGTTCCAGATAGGATTATACGCTTTTGAGTTTGGATTCTTGAAAGTGCTTTCCAGATAAGGCTGTTCTCATTTCTTGGTG
Encoded proteins:
- the LOC124918356 gene encoding SNF2 domain-containing protein CLASSY 4-like, with product MLQELPDLLVLDEGHTPRNENSLIWKALSRIQTQKRIILSGTPFQNNFRELYNTLYLVRPKFADNVKKAQGLSRKQRRNSKENVALNKWVSLTKGIAENDDDRIKELKDIIYRMAHVYKGDILKESLPGLRDSLVVLKPTELQNSILNVILKMKNGLEREHCVSLTSVHPSLLIHSQLSEKEEFSLYMSQLDDLKKNPEAGVKTMFLIELIRLSESLNEKVLIFSQYIHPLTLIMDQLKSYFGWSEGKEILYMDGSKDTKLRQISITSFNNPDSAVKVMLASTKACSEGISLVGASRVVLLDVVWNPSVEKQAISRAYRIGQKKLVYTYHLVAGEAESTKYGRQTHKDSLSKLVFSSTNDNSSENSLMGNVGKDKILQEMVHHEKTCHMFEKVVHQEESS